In the genome of Cryptomeria japonica chromosome 8, Sugi_1.0, whole genome shotgun sequence, one region contains:
- the LOC131079515 gene encoding receptor-like protein 36 translates to MEAMFSCGRVAFAIITILCCFTSPAIACPLPERNLLLDFKAAVVDEYNTLTSWHGFNCCTWRGVSCNLRTGHVSRLDLSASYLEGNISSSLFQLAQLEHLDLSDNIFKGKFSPPHNRKLKSLTFLDLSFAGYVNYSSLGYVREFYVSLESLSNLVSLEYLSLAEVNISASKEWGEAVGSLSNLQKLRMFDCGLGGQIPNSLLNLTSLLHLDLSDNYLSAHIPAWFENVTGRLLSLDLSRNENLGGDISFIGQRKSSLSLTRIVLSGTAIKGRIPSAIWNISCLEHLRLSDTRIEGEIPASIGNLLSLQSLDLSDTRIEGKIPPAIGNLSSLQILDLSDTRIEGEIPAAIGNVSSLKSLHLSDISIEGEFPVSILNLSKLVELDLSYNKLTGVIPASLDSLSSLVSLHLYANELNGTIPSTISNLVNLRSLWLDSNSLSGLISLSVFDNLTSLDSLYLSYNQLTVNIDSTWIPQFKLSFLGLGSCNLDRIPSFLVTQYDLKVLDLSANSIQTNIPSWIWNLPSLYSLNLSCNQLTGSLPSRLTLPMYFDSLDLHNNSLEGALPLPPAGADLLDLSMNQFNGSIPSHNGAYLENARFLSLSRNNLSGAIPDFICTPYLQVLDLSKNTLSSVIPPHLTRNCSSLSVLDLAENHLEGKLPAEWGNITNMHTLKLNGNHLRGVIPLSISEGRSLQVLDLGNNDLVGTLPHWIGKLSQLHVLVLRSNHFHGSIPRQVIGLPNLQILDLSGNHLSGAIPSNLTNLLAMVNASQNNSNHLEDVRYTNKITISWKGWDVEFVKVLFILKCIDLSNNNLSGSIPPEMGSLQGLIALNLSRNHLSGRIPKTLGHMDQLESLDLSLNRLNGNIPLELEFLSYLEFLNLSYNMLDGKVPHGGQFLTFGESSYLGNSKLSGIPFTNISVCNNSSGYGNCTSIERIGEAKNSDGEMIGWAVGLGLSYGLGFSVVIGVLTLNKRVRKRAFDLYDVVILAIDGCIRG, encoded by the coding sequence ATGGAAGCTATGTTTTCATGTGGCAGAGTTGCATTTGCAATCATAACAATATTATGCTGCTTCACTTCCCCTGCAATTGCATGCCCCCTCCCTGAAAGAAATCTTCTCCTCGATTTCAAGGCAGCAGTTGTAGATGAGTATAACACTCTAACTTCCTGGCACGGATTCAATTGCTGCACGTGGAGAGGAGTCAGTTGTAATCTCCGCACAGGTCATGTTTCTCGCCTGGATTTGAGTGCATCCTATTTGGAGGGTAATATCAGTTCATCGCTGTTCCAACTTGCACAGTTGGAGCACCTCGATCTCAGTGACAACATCTTCAAGGGTAAATTCAGTCCTCCCCATAATCGAAAGTTGAAGAGTCTCACTTTTCTTGACTTGTCATTTGCTGGTTATGTAAATTATTCCTCTCTGGGTTATGTACGGGAATTTTATGTGAGTTTGGAAAGCTTATCAAATCTGGTGAGCTTGGAATACCTCTCTCTTGCTGAAGTGAACATCTCTGCAAGCAAAGAGTGGGGTGAAGCTGTTGGCAGTTTATCCAACCTTCAAAAACTCCGCATGTTTGACTGTGGGCTTGGAGGACAAATTCCCAATTCCCTTCTCAACCTCACCTCTCTCCTTCATCTCGATCTATCAGATAACTATTTGTCAGCACATATACCAGCTTGGTTTGAAAATGTGACTGGGCGCTTGCTCTCTCTTGATCTCTCTAGGAATGAGAATCTTGGAGGAGACATTTCTTTCATTGGACAACGAAAGTCTTCTTTGTCACTAACCAGGATTGTTCTTTCAGGGACAGCCATCAAGGGCCGAATTCCATCTGCTATATGGAATATCTCATGCTTGGAGCATCTTCGTCTTTCAGATACCAgaattgaaggtgagattccagCTTCTATAGGGAATTTGTTGTCcttgcaaagtcttgatctgtcAGATACCAGAATTGAAGGTAAGATTCCACCTGCTATAGGGAATTTGTCGTCCTTGCAAATTCTTGATCTGTCAGATACCAGAATTGAAGGTGAGATTCCGGCTGCTATAGGGAATGTGTCGTCCTTGAAGAGTCTTCATCTGTCTGATATCTCTATTGAAGGTGAGTTTCCTGTCTCCATACTCAATCTCTCTAAACTTGTTGAATTGGACCTGTCCTACAACAAGTTAACTGGGGTAATCCCAGCTTCATTGGACTCACTTTCTTCCCTTGTTAGTCTTCACCTTTATGCCAACGAATTGAATGGTACGATTCCATCTACAATTTCAAATCTTGTTAACTTAAGAAGCCTTTGGCTCGATTCCAATAGTTTAAGCGGCCTCATTTCCCTTTCAGTATTCGATAATCTCACTAGTCTTGATAGCCTGTATCTTTCTTACAATCAGTTAACTGTAAACATTGATTCGACATGGATTCCGCAGTTTAAGCTTTCCTTTTTGGGACTAGGCTCTTGCAATTTAGATAGAATTCCATCGTTTCTTGTGACCCAATATGACTTGAAAGTTCTGGACCTATCTGCTAACAGTATCCAAACAAATATTCCATCTTGGATATGGAACTTACCCAGCCTTTATAGTTTGAACCTTAGTTGTAATCAATTAACAGGGTCATTGCCATCTAGACTAACCTTGCCCATGTATTTTGACTCTCTAGATTTGCACAATAATAGCTTAGAAGgtgctcttcctcttcctcctgctGGTGCTGATCTGCTAGATCTGTCAATGAATCAGTTTAATGGTTCTATTCCTAGTCACAACGGTGCGTATCTTGAAAATGCAAGGTTCTTATCCTTGTCGCGGAATAACCTCAGCGGAGCGATTCCAGATTTTATTTGCACTCCATATTTGCAGGTTCTTGACCTTTCAAAAAATACGCTGAGCAGTGTCATTCCTCCTCATTTAACCAGGAATTGTTCTTCTCTTAGTGTTCTAGATTTGGCAGAAAATCATCTGGAAGGTAAATTGCCAGCAGAGTGGGGCAACATTACAAACATGCATACATTGAAGCTCAATGGTAATCATTTGAGAGGAGTTATTCCCTTATCCATTTCAGAAGGCCGATCTCTGCAAGTATTGGATTTGGGAAATAATGATTTGGTAGGCACCCTTCCCCACTGGATTGGAAAGCTATCACAGCTGCATGTGTTGGTCTTAAGGTCTAATCATTTTCATGGCAGTATTCCACGCCAGGTAATTGGCCTTCCGAATCTTCAAATTCTGGATCTTTCTGGCAACCACCTTTCAGGAGCTATTCCAAGCAACCTTACAAACCTGCTTGCAATGGTCAATGCATCGCAGAATAATTCAAACCATTTGGAAGACGTTAGATATACAAATAAAATTACAATTTCCTGGAAAGGCTGGGATGTTGAATTTGTGAAAgttctctttattcttaaatgtattgatctttcaaacaacaacttatCTGGGAGCATTCCTCCCGAAATGGGATCTCTTCAAGGCTTGATAGCCCTTAACCTTTCAAGGAATCATCTCAGTGGCCGAATCCCAAAAACATTGGGACACATGGATCAGCTAGAGTCTCTGGACCTCTCGCTAAACAGGTTGAATGGCAACATTCCCTTAGAACTTGAGTTCCTGAGTTATTTGGAGTTCTTGAATCTATCTTACAACATGCTTGATGGAAAAGTACCCCATGGAGGACAGTTTCTAACTTTTGGGGAGTCATCCTACTTAGGCAATTCTAAGCTAAGTGGGATTCCATTTACCAATATAAGCGTCTGCAACAACTCTTCTGGCTATGGCAACTGCACAAGTATTGAGAGAATTGGTGAAGCAAAGAATTCAGATGGTGAAATGATAGGATGGGCAGTCGGACTTGGATTGAGTTATGGTTTGGGATTCTCTGTTGTGATTGGAGTATTGACTTTAAATAAAAGGGTGAGAAAGAGAGCCTTCGATTTGTATGATGTTGTAATATTAGCTATTGATGGGTGTATAAGAGGTTAA